The genomic stretch TCGACGTCGATCGATTCGTTGTACCAGTAGCCGGCTTCCCAGCCGAGTCGGTCGGACGCCGGGTCGGCGAGGTCGGACGCGCCCGCGTCGCCACCGTCCGTCTGTCCGTCTCCCGCCGACTCGCCGACCGGCGGCGGTCCCTCGGCGAAGGGTGCCGCACACCCCGCGAGAACCACGAGTGTGACGACGAGAAGCGACGAGAACTGCAACCGTCTCATACCCGAATCAAGAGGCGGACGCTGAAGAACCTTGTCAGGGTCGCCAGCCGTCGTCGCGCGACCCGCCGCCGTCAGTCCGCCGCCGGGCCTTTATCACCGACGGTCCTACACTCGCCCATGCCCGAGACGTTCGACCCATCACGAACGGCCGTCGTCGTGGTCGACATGCAACACGGCTTCTGTCATCCCGACGGGAGCCTCTACGCGCCGCCGAGTGGTGACGCCGTCGAACCGGTGACCGACCTCGTCGCCCGCGCCCGGGAGGCAGGTGCCCGCGTCGTCTACACCCGTGACGTCCACCCGCCCGAGCAGTTCGACGACGCCCACTACTACGACGAGTTCGACCGCTGGGGCGAACACGTCGTCGAGGGGACGTGGGACGCCGAACTCGTCGACGACCTCGACGTCGGCGAGGAGGACCTCGTCGTCGAGAAACACACCTACGACGCGTTCTACCAGACCCAACTGGAGGGGTGGCTCCGCGCGCGCGGCGTCGACGACCTGCTCGTCTGCGGCACCCTCGCGAACGTCTGCGTCCTCCACACCGCGGGCAGCGCCGGTCTCCGTGATTTCAAACCGGTCCTCGTGACCGACGCGCTCGGCTACCTCGAGGCCGAGCACAAGGCGTACGCGGTCGAGCACGCCGACTGGCTGTTCGGCGAGACGACGACGCTCGACGAAGTCGTCTTCGGGTGAGCCGCCGGTCAGTCGCCACCGACGCCGCCGTCTGCTTCACCCTCGCCGCCCGCCGACGCTCGGAAGAGGCGGTACGCCACCTGTCCCGTCGCGACCGGGTGGCTGTCGTCACCGTCGGGTGTGGGCCCCTCGACAGTCACCGTCGAGACGCCGATGCTCCCGCCCGCGCGGACCACCTCCGCGGTCGCCGTCAGGTCGCCCGAGGCCGGCCGGAGGTAGTTCACGTTGAGGTTCACCGTCGCCAGGTTCCCCGCCAGTGGGTCGTCGAACAGGGTGCGCTGGGCGATGGCCCCGGCGGTGTCGATGAGTGTCGCCGCGACGCCCCCGTGGACCTGTGGGGCCTCCGTCACCGCCTCCCGTTCTGCGTCCGTGGGCACGTCGTTGGTCAGTTTCTCGTCGAACGGAATCGACATCACCACGCGGCCGTACTCGACCGCATCGACCCGCGTCCCGAGCCACGAGAGGTAGCCGTGGCGGTCCTCGATGTACTCCTCGAACAGGCCGGTGACCGCCGGCGGAAACGCGTCCGTCGTCACGGGCGGTTCTCCGCCGTCACACGGCTTGTAGCCATCGGTGCCGCCTCAGCGAACGTGGACCTGTACCCGAACCCGCTCGCCGCGTTCGAACGCGTGGCCTGGGCAGACGACCTTCGCCCCGGCCGGTCCCGCACTGGCGAGAAACAGCGACAGGCCGTGGGCCCGCTCGCCACTGACC from Salinigranum halophilum encodes the following:
- a CDS encoding PaaI family thioesterase, encoding MTTDAFPPAVTGLFEEYIEDRHGYLSWLGTRVDAVEYGRVVMSIPFDEKLTNDVPTDAEREAVTEAPQVHGGVAATLIDTAGAIAQRTLFDDPLAGNLATVNLNVNYLRPASGDLTATAEVVRAGGSIGVSTVTVEGPTPDGDDSHPVATGQVAYRLFRASAGGEGEADGGVGGD
- a CDS encoding cysteine hydrolase family protein, which encodes MPETFDPSRTAVVVVDMQHGFCHPDGSLYAPPSGDAVEPVTDLVARAREAGARVVYTRDVHPPEQFDDAHYYDEFDRWGEHVVEGTWDAELVDDLDVGEEDLVVEKHTYDAFYQTQLEGWLRARGVDDLLVCGTLANVCVLHTAGSAGLRDFKPVLVTDALGYLEAEHKAYAVEHADWLFGETTTLDEVVFG